Proteins co-encoded in one Cytobacillus sp. NJ13 genomic window:
- a CDS encoding methyl-accepting chemotaxis protein, with protein MKLSVAKKLFLGFLSVLLLFGLVAGLSNYELGNVNRNYQSLIDENVSEVMLVKTLKAELMNEAGGIRGYLLTGDSTYLSDYESSRKRMEHHINELNKLTSNNEEKELAKELKVLHDRYQSIIDKEIKFKLEDNNAYMSLVETSDKQVSQDFNNKADELVKFYETQLDAGINETVSSVKSAQVITLLITIAAILAAVAIAYFISRMISRPINLAAATIDKVAGGDLSHGSIKVKNRDEIGAFILSLNKMVKDLRSVVSQVRNTSEQVASSSEELAASAEESSLASEQVAAISQKNALGTEQQLYRFREVTSSMEEIASGMQQISSSSELMLEAAEKTDFLTKIGTKSVENVVRQMNEINISVGNATQYINTLESRSKEISNIVELITTIAEQTNLLALNAAIEAARAGEHGRGFSVVADEVRKLAEGSKQSAVQIQQMIGLVQEETKQAVQAMEKGNEQVKEGLEDTMEASAAFAEIAHSMGDVTYKVEEVSSSVEELTALTSQIIEVMTNVQDISEKNAAASQETSAATEEQLARMEEVSLSAGSLAKLAEDLQEVVSRFKL; from the coding sequence ATGAAATTATCTGTGGCAAAAAAACTGTTCCTCGGGTTTTTGTCTGTCCTTTTATTATTTGGTCTTGTCGCCGGTTTATCTAATTATGAACTTGGCAATGTTAACCGAAATTATCAAAGCTTAATAGATGAAAATGTCTCTGAAGTGATGCTTGTAAAAACCCTAAAGGCAGAGCTTATGAATGAAGCAGGGGGAATCCGCGGCTATCTCCTGACAGGCGACTCTACATATCTCAGTGACTATGAAAGTTCCCGCAAGAGAATGGAACATCATATCAATGAACTGAATAAATTAACCAGCAATAATGAAGAGAAGGAATTGGCGAAAGAGCTGAAAGTGCTTCATGATCGCTACCAGAGCATTATTGATAAAGAAATTAAGTTTAAGCTGGAAGATAACAATGCATATATGTCATTAGTTGAAACTTCCGATAAACAGGTCAGCCAGGATTTTAACAATAAAGCGGATGAACTTGTAAAATTTTATGAAACCCAATTAGATGCTGGGATAAATGAAACCGTATCCAGCGTAAAATCCGCTCAGGTCATTACTTTACTTATTACGATTGCAGCCATTCTGGCTGCGGTGGCGATCGCTTATTTTATAAGCAGAATGATTTCAAGGCCGATAAATCTGGCTGCAGCTACGATAGACAAGGTGGCTGGAGGAGATTTAAGCCACGGCTCCATTAAAGTGAAAAACAGGGATGAAATAGGAGCGTTTATTTTATCTTTAAATAAGATGGTTAAAGACTTAAGGTCTGTGGTCAGCCAGGTAAGAAACACTTCAGAACAAGTTGCATCAAGCAGTGAGGAACTGGCTGCGAGTGCAGAGGAAAGTTCTTTGGCTTCTGAACAGGTTGCAGCTATTTCGCAAAAAAATGCTCTTGGCACTGAACAGCAGCTTTACCGTTTTAGAGAGGTAACTTCTTCAATGGAGGAGATAGCTTCCGGAATGCAGCAGATTTCTTCAAGCAGCGAGCTGATGCTTGAAGCAGCAGAAAAAACTGATTTCTTAACTAAAATAGGCACTAAATCAGTCGAAAATGTTGTAAGGCAGATGAATGAAATAAATATTTCAGTAGGCAATGCCACACAGTATATTAATACTCTCGAATCCCGATCAAAAGAAATCAGCAATATCGTGGAACTGATCACCACTATCGCCGAGCAGACCAATTTGCTTGCCCTAAATGCAGCCATTGAAGCTGCAAGGGCAGGTGAGCATGGCAGGGGCTTTTCGGTTGTAGCCGATGAAGTCCGCAAACTGGCAGAGGGTTCCAAACAATCTGCTGTTCAGATTCAGCAAATGATTGGACTTGTGCAGGAAGAAACAAAGCAGGCCGTTCAGGCAATGGAAAAAGGGAATGAACAGGTTAAAGAGGGACTGGAAGATACGATGGAAGCAAGTGCTGCTTTTGCAGAAATTGCCCATTCAATGGGTGATGTGACATATAAAGTCGAGGAAGTTTCTTCCTCAGTGGAGGAACTGACTGCCTTAACCAGCCAGATCATTGAAGTCATGACAAACGTGCAGGACATCTCAGAAAAAAATGCAGCAGCTTCACAGGAAACTTCAGCTGCAACAGAAGAACAGCTCGCCAGAATGGAAGAAGTATCATTATCAGCAGGATCACTTGCAAAACTTGCTGAAGATTTGCAGGAAGTTGTTTCGAGATTTAAATTATAA
- a CDS encoding DUF3870 domain-containing protein yields the protein MNTYFIAGHAKLPQGMAARNLYDTITITLELDFKYGVIVDSSCTLATEHGREYIRQLLRGYCLGEGVEELIEKVQRHYRGKAGQAIQAALKDVYLQYELVLSK from the coding sequence ATGAACACATATTTTATTGCCGGGCATGCCAAACTTCCGCAGGGAATGGCTGCGAGAAACCTATATGATACTATTACAATTACATTGGAACTGGACTTTAAATATGGCGTGATAGTCGATTCATCATGTACACTCGCCACTGAGCATGGCCGTGAATATATCCGCCAGCTGCTTAGAGGCTATTGTTTGGGCGAAGGGGTAGAAGAACTCATAGAAAAGGTTCAGCGTCATTACCGCGGGAAAGCCGGACAGGCGATTCAGGCAGCACTTAAGGATGTCTATCTCCAGTATGAGCTTGTTTTGTCTAAATAA